DNA from Dermochelys coriacea isolate rDerCor1 chromosome 20, rDerCor1.pri.v4, whole genome shotgun sequence:
ctggctggctccaggggggtggggaatgggacacggggccttccCCCTCTAGGGGGCGGCGGCTCCGATCTGGCCCCGGGGCAGGGGACTGGTTGGCTCAGGAGCACCCCCCTCGTCCCAGAGCCTGGCTCTGTGAGGGGGGTCCCCCAGGCGAGGGGTCTCTTACCTCGCTGATGTTCCCTTTGATCTCCTCTATCCTGCCAGCGAAGAAGAGGAAGATGGCGCTctgcagaggggagagaagggagccAATGGGTGGAGGGCAAGGTCCCTGAGGAAGGGCAAAGCGTGGGGGATGCCAGGATCACCCAGGAAGCGAGTTGGGGGAGGTCTCAGCCCAATTCTTTCCACTCCCTAGTTTTAGCTGGGGCAGCAAAACCCATCAGGAGATCAGAGCATGGGGCAGCCTCAATTCTCCCCAGTGAGGACAGGTCCCCCCCGGACCCTCCCACCCCgcagggggaagggccccaccGGCCGGCCCCATACCTTGGGGTAGCGAATGAGGTAGGGTCTCAGCAGGCTCTCGGCTTCCGTGAAATCATCCTCCCCGATCCCTGCAAGGGTGCAAGGAGGGGTCAGCCTGGGGCGAAGCCACCACTCCCAGGTCTAAGAGAGATCGGGGACCCCCTTAATGGGAACGggggggctggatcagagctggcaCGCCCTGtgggggaaaggccccatgtcctgtcccctgcccccctgagccagcccacccctggcctggggcCCGATCAGAGCTGCCACCCCCTGtgggggaaaggccccatgtcctgtcccctgccccactgAGCCAGCCCGCCCCTGgtctggggccagatcagagctgGCACCCTCTGGGGGGAGGCCCGGTGTCctgtcccctgccctcccccgccAGCTGCGGTCCTACCCAGGATGAAGGTGAGGAAGGTGTAGTAGCAGAGGAGCAGCATGGTGCAGAGCAGGGCCCGCAGGTTCAGGGTGGTCGCGCCCTCGTGCAGCTGTTGCAGTCCATACTCCTGCGCAGAGAGACACAGCGGGGGGGGCCATTGGGGGGGCCTTACAGAGTCCCAAGGCACCGCctgatgcagccacctctggggctgcGCGGCCGGCCACTGCCACACACAATGGCAGGTGCAGTCCACAGGCCAGcaagagctgggggcggggggagggacagaTGTTCACCCCCCCAACCATAGCCCCAAGAGCTGGGGGTGCGGGACTCAGCCCACAGCTCAATAACTCCCTCTGGCTGATGGGGCACTGGCTGCAATGGGGGTGAGGATGGAGGGAAGGCCCATACCCCAATTCCTTCCCCCCCGACACACCCCAGCTAGTCCCCCCAGACCCTCTCCCCTTGCGAGAACCCCCACAGAACCCTCCTTCTCAGCAGTGACCTGGGGAACCCCCATCGCAGTGACCTGCAGACTGTGCGGGGGGATAACGGGAGGCCTAGGCAGGGGGTTACCTTGTCCCCCGAAAACCCAGCAAATTCCAGCAGCTTCAGGATCCgcggagggaagagagagagagtctggggagggaagagaggaatgaAAGGCCCCGTTCCCGTCAGCCAGTCCCCGGCCCTGGGGCCGGATCGAAGGGAAAGGCCTCGaagggaaaggccccgtgtcccgttccccactccccttcctagTAATTTACCAGATTAAAGGCGCCGATGCCCAGTGCCACCCCTCCCTCCAAGTGTACGTGGGCAGGGCCTGCTGTACAGTGACTGGACTGGATGAAACTGCTCAGTTCCCTGGAAAAGAAACAGGAGAGGCAGAGAGTgttaaccactagcccccactcccctcccagagccggggatagaacccaggagtcctggcacccagctctaaccactagcccccactcccctcccagagccggggatagaacccaggagtcctggtgcccagctctaaccactagcccccactcccctcccagagccggggatagaacccaggagtcccggcttctccccccccatcactagcccccactcccctcccagagccagggatagaacccaggagttctggcgcCCAGCCCGCTGCTCACACCAGTACACCACATTGAGTGCCCCAGGAGAACCATCACATTTCCCACCTTCACAATACAAGACCCCTTCTGAGGCTGAGGGCCCCATCTGGGACCCCCCCCCTCCGCTGGCCCCGAGGCAGCAGCCTGAAGAGGGGgcccctcttccttcccttccccagtccCTGCTGGGGCCCCTCCCCCAGAACCACCGCTGTGACATCACTCACCTGTAGATCAGGTAGCTGCTCCGCACCTTGATCCCCCCCTTGATGAAATTCACCATGTTCTCATCCtgcggggagaaggggggaaatgaGCAAACCCCGAGGGAAGGGACCCCTcgcccagtgctgagatgcagccacgtTTGGGGTGGGGCATGGAGGTTGTTTACCAGGGACCCCacacccagcactgagatgcagccacctctggggtggggtgccaCACAGCAATGTTGTCTCACAATGAGACAGGAAACGAAGGCGAATCCTTGAAAGTGCCCTGGAGAGTGACCCACAGCACCCCCGAGTGGCAcattggggccagcactgactgcgaGGGGAGAGTGTCCCCCGCtaaacccccaccctgctccctgcagcaccggGGATTTAGCTCAGAACCCAGGTCCCCTGGCACTGTGCCAGCCGCGCGGAGGGGGATCCGGTACCTGCAGGAAGGTCAGGGCGGCCCGCTGCAGTAGACACTCTGCGTAGCAGACCTCGGCGTGCAGCTCCACTGTGAGGGAGAGCAACAGGGACTGGGGGGGGCATGCTCATCCCTAagccccaaccccacctccaGCAACACCACCACCGCAGCCTACCCAcgaagctggggatagaacccaggcgtcctggctccaacccccctgctctgaccaccaggccccactccccttcccagagccagggatagaacccaggagtcctggctcccagccccctgctctgacccccccccccgacaccctgCGGCCATGCCCTGCATCTCTTACCCTCGGTGAATGAATCCGCTTTGCTGACCAGGCCGGAGAGGGAGCTGGTCACACTGGATTTCCTCCGaaacctgggggtgggaggaagatggctggggtggggcagctaccttgcccctcccccatctccccctaCAGGCCTCCCCGGCCCCGCCCAACCCACAGGGTCAGTAACAGCCGAGGAGGAGGGGGGGATTTTCCCCAGCAGGGAGGCTGTAACTGGAAGGGTTCCCCTATCTTCGCCCCACggcctcccagcccccagctccccagtgGGGTTAGGCTCTAACTCCCCCAAGCCCTGGGAAACTCCCCCTCTGCTGAGCAGTGGGTCTATGACACATGACAGGCAGGTCCATTCCACCCGGCAGTGGGACTGGTGCAGAATGACCCCCCAGTCCAGAGACCTCCATGGGGCCCAGTCTGGGGACCCCATTGCCAGGCCAGCCTCCTGCCCATGCCCTGTCACTCCCAATCCAACCTCCAGCCCCTGTGTGGCTCACCAGCTCCTGGGCCCCATCTCCCCCCATGACACACACCCCATAACCCTCCCCGGGCCTTCCCCAGTCCCTGCTATGCCCCACCCCGATGCCGGAGTTCCATCCCCCATCATCCCCTTCTCTGGAtgccccacctccacctcccatgtgccccccacccccacctctggcAAATCTCCTGTGCCTCCTTCATGGTCTTCCCAGCCTGCACAATGTCATCGTGCTCGAAGGTCATCATGGCCTGCATCTCCAGGATGGTGGCGTAGACCAGGGCGTGGTACATGCTCTCCTTGGTCCTGCCgggagcagggggcaggtgaGAGGAGAGagactcccccagccccccagcaacACCCGCTCCAAGAAGCCCCACCATGCCTTAGCTCACAGTCCATGGCCCAGGGTTGGGGCGGGGACCGTGTTCAAGGGTGGCATGGCCCCTTGTGCCCATTGGGATGTagcattgggggtggggaggatcaAAGGAACCCCCCAGGCCAGGGCGAGCTTCCCTGACATGCACCCTGCAGATGCCGGGAATCCTCGGCCCGCCGAGGAGGATCAGGGCCAGGGACCATGGGCAGCTCCTCCACCCACCTGGGCTGCAGCTTCTCCAGGCTCTTGCTGAACTGGTTGCAGAGGAAGGAGTTCATGGCCTCCATGCAGTCGTCTAGGGCGGCCGCCAGGCCAGGCGGGGGCCTGTGGGTGGGGAGCAAAGAGGGTCTGGTTAGAGAGTTAGAGATTCCAAGTGAAGGGACCAGGGGGACCCCCTAGTCTGACCCCCAGAAACTTGCCCTGAGTTACTGCAGACTGAAAATCGCACTAATCTAGGAAAACATCCCATCCTGGTGTGAAACTGGTCCATGGTGGAGACTCCACCACGGCCCTGGGTCGGTGGCTCCAGGGGTTAATCACCCTCCCGGTTAAACTCTGTGCCTTCACCCCAtccagcttcagcttccatcTCATTCACTCTGCTCTGCGCAACGGCCGAGCCTGCTGGCAAATGCTGGCTCCCCATGGCTGGGAGCAAGTCGCCCTTCGCCTTCCCTTTGGTACACGAACTAGAtcgagctcctggagtctctggcAGGTTTTCTGACCCTTTAATCCTCCACGTGGCTCCTCTCTGACCCCTCCCCGATTTACCAATGTCCTTCCTGAACTGTGCACACAAGTCCATCAGTAGCCATAAGAACggtcagactgggtcagaccgatggtccatccagcccagtgtcctgtctgctgacagttgCCGGGTGCCAGGCACTTCAgggggagtgaacagaacagggcaattatcaaatgattcatcccctgtcggtcagtcccagcttctggcaaacagaggctagggacaccatccctgcccagcctggctaatagccattgatggacctgtcctctagGAACTTTTCtagctcttttttaaaccctgttctagtcttggccttcacaacatcctctggcagtgagttccacaggtcgattgcattgtgagaagaaatacttccttgtgtttgtttaaacctgctgcatgttaatttcattgggtgacccctagcttttgtgttaggagaaggagtaaataacccgtctttattcactttctcctcacccgTCAAGATTTTGTAgacttctgtcatatcccccccttagttgtctcttttccaagctgaatggtccccgttttattaatctctcctcgtacggAAGCTGTTCTACCCCCccaaatcacttttgttgcccttttctgaaccttttccaattctaatacaccCCTTTTGTGATGCagcaaccagaactgcaggcaGCATTCGAGGTATGGccgtgccatggatttatatcatGGCATTGTGATTCCAGAGCCAGACACAGAGGtaaatcacctctctgctcctactccagattcccctgtttaAGTATCCATGGTTTGCTTTGGCCCTTTTGGCCCCAGCATCGCATTGGAAGCTCGTGTTCAGCTGAttctccaccatgacccccaaatctttgtcAGAGATGCAGttccccaggacagacccccccAGCCTGTAAGTATGACCTATTCTTCATTCCCAGATGTTTACACTGGCCgaattaaaatgcagattgtttgcttgcgcccggTTTGCAGGGCGATCCAGgtcgctctgtatcagtgacctgccctcGTCATGATTTATCACTCTCCCATTATTTGTGTCGTCCGCAAACGCTGTCCATGGATGATTTGATGTTTTCTCCCAGGCCATTGATAAAATGTCAGATATCGTAGGGCCAAGACCcagtccctgcaggaccccactagaaacacacccgcCCAACGGTGATTCTCCATTTGCAGTTACATGTCAAGCCCTCTCAGTTTAACCAGTTtataaaggaattggcacctgaaattgcaagcccattagcaagaatttttaatgaatctgtaaactcaggaatagtaccgaatgattggagaattgctaatatagatcctatttttaagaaaggaaaaaaaagtgatccgggtaactacaggccagttagtttgacatctgtagtatgcaaggtcctggaaaaaattttgaaggagaaattagttaaggacattgaagtcaatggtaaatgggacaaaatacaacatggttttacaaaaggtagatcatgccaaaccaacctaatctccttttttgaaaaagtaacagattttttagataaaggaaatgcagtggatctaatttacctagatttcagtaaggcatttgataccgtgccacatggggaattattagttaaattggagaagatggggatcaatatgaacatcaaaaggtggataaggaattggttaaaggggagactgcaacgggtcctactgaaaggcgaactgtcaggttggaggaatttaccagtggagttcctcagggatcggttttgggaccaatcttatttaatctttttattactgaccttggcacaaaaaatgggagtgtgctaataaagtttgcagatgatacaaagctgggaggtattgccaatttggagaaggatcgggatattatacaggaggatctggatgacctcgtaaactggagtaatagtaataagatgaaatttaatagtgagaagtgtaaggttatgcatttagggattaataacaagaattttagttataagctggggacgcatcaattagaagtaacggaagaggagaaggaccttggagtattggttgatcataggatgactatgagctgccaatgtgatatggctgtgaaaaaagctaatgcggttttgggatgcatcaggagaggcatttccagtagggataaggaggttttagtaccggtatacaaggcactggtgagacctcacctagaatactgtgtgcagttctggtctcccatgtttaaaaaggatgaattcaaactggagcaggtacagagaagggctactaggatgatccgaggaatggaaaacttgtcttatgaaaggagacttaaggagcttggcttgtttagcctaactaaaagaaggttgaggggagatatgattgctctctataaatatatcagagggataaatataggagagggagaggaattatttaagctcagcaccaatgtggacacaagaacaaatgggtataaactggccaccaggaagtttagacttgaaatcagatgaaggtttttaaccatcagaggagtgaagttttggaataaccttccaagggaagcagtgggggcaaaagatctatctggttttaagattctactcgataagtttatggaggagatggtatgatgggctaatgggattttggtaagtaattgatctttaaatattcagggtaaataggccaaatcccctgagatgggatattagatggatgggatctgatttactatagaaaattctttcctgggtatctggctggtgaatcttgcccatgtgctcagggtttagctgattgccatatttggggtcgggaaggaattttcctccagggcagattggagaggccctggaggtttttttgccttcctctgtagcatggggcatggttgactggagggaggcttctctgctccttgaagttttgaaccatgatttaaggacttcaatagctcagacatgggtgaggtttttcataggagtgggtgggtgagattctgtggcctgcgttgtgcaggaggtcggactagatgatcagaatggtcccttctgaccttggtatctatgaatctatgcatctATAAACTGGACCACACTGAACTGGGACCGTTCTAGTTTTTGCAATTGGAacgttgtgtggtaccaagtcacgGCAATCTGCTTAGATGATATCATCCTATCGCCTCCaacaaccaaatttgtaatcacATTCAAAAATATCACATTACTTTGACAGgagctattttccataaacccctaTTGATCAGCATTTGTTACATTACCTGcctttaatcttttattaatagACTCCCATCTCACCAGTATCTTGCCTGGGgctgatgtcaggctgacaggacTGTAATAAtacaggtcatcctgtttaccctttttaaagactgtcacaacattagctttcttccagtccttggGAACGTCCCCATTGTTACAAGGCTTAACTCCTTGGCCAACTCTTTTCAAACTCTAGGATGCAAGTGACCTGCCCCAGTGATTGAAACTGTCTAACTTTCACAGCTATTGTTTAACATCTGGCTGTTATTTTTGGAatagaaaatatttcatcatcatcatcataatatgAAAGGATGACGTGGTCTGACTTTTcccccaaacacagaacagacgTTTATTTATTAGCAAGGGCTCCTGGGTCTGTTGCAGGAAGAGATTGTACGTAGCATAGAGCAGGTAAGGGGCTGGTGAGTTGCAAAGatgggagagcccagggctgggcgagCAGGGgttgtgggtcaggagtgaggggcagcagcagagatgggagggggagcccagggctgggccatcaggggctgcaggtcaggagtgaggggcagcagcagagctggggggggtgttTATTCAGCACTTTTCTCTCCTTCTGGCCAGCACCGATCAaccccctgcccgccccagcTATGAACATGGActgacttccccctcccccagctgccagcccccccaCAGGTCAAGGGCAAGGCCTCGGGGCcctgctgctccctctccccatggCCAGCCTCAGCGCTGTGTTTGTCAAGGCCGCAGCCAGCGGCGCTCAGCTGAACCGGTGCCCGGGAGTGCTGAGCAAACACGGGCTTGGCAAGGCCCTGCCAGCGCACCCACCCCACCTTCACGACACGGGGCTGGGcctggaggctgggctgggcccctgcccccaccctcggCTCCACGCAGGGCGGAGGAAAGGCTCTGGCCAGcgggtgccaggctgggctgggcactAGGCTTAGCTGGCACATAGCCTCACGGGCAGGGCCCCTCTGCGGGGTCTGGGATCCCCTGCCATCTGGAGCACAGCCCTGCTcaccagctcctggcaaacatgGGGCTGTCGGGCTTTGCCCCCCTCGACCCTGCATGCCCCGCACCCTCTGGGCCCCCCAAAACACATGGCTGCACCCCAGGAACCCTGGATATTCCCACAGTGCCctggggggagaggcacctgTGCCAGAGGCCCGATTGGACTCATCCTGAGTGAGAGCCGACGGTCCGGGGGGAGGGGCCCAGCCCCCCTCTAAACCTTTCCCCCAATGACTCCCACATcagcctgctcctctcccccaacccccccatatcagcctgctccccaccccatcgccccctgccccccaagcccaaCCTCCCCTCCCGTAGTTCTGAATCCAGCTGTATATCCCGGCCCCGCCCCGGCCTCCCGTCACCCAGCAGGGACCCCCCAGATCCCGGATGGCCGGGGGGCAGGAGAGGATCCCCCCCCAGGATGACCCAGTGAGGGAAGGAGGCTGGGTGCACCCTGGACCCCCCCCCGGGGAGCAGGCACGGGGGGGGTGACTCTGCATTGCAAATGCATTTCTCCGGGGGGGGAGCCCGCAACAGAAAGACCCAGCGGGCCGTGGGGCGGGGGCTGCAGTGCGGGAGGGGCGCGACGGGGGGAGCAGCCCCGGGCAGAGGGTCCCGCCCCCCTCTAGTCCCGGCTCGGGGGCTCCCCGCCGGGGTCTCTCACCTGCCCGCAGCGGCCGCCAGGGCCATGACGGTCCGGGAGCAGGAAGCGGCTCTGGAGGAACGTGCGGCCGGGAcccggcgggggcggggagggaggcggCTCCGCCCTGCAGGTACCGGGACTCACCTGGCCAGGGCCCCCGGGCAGGGATCCGGCCCCCAGATACCGGGACTCACCTGGCCAGGGCCCCCGGGCAGGGATCCGGCCCCC
Protein-coding regions in this window:
- the LOC119845921 gene encoding tetratricopeptide repeat protein 39A-like; the protein is MALAAAAGRPPPGLAAALDDCMEAMNSFLCNQFSKSLEKLQPRTKESMYHALVYATILEMQAMMTFEHDDIVQAGKTMKEAQEICQRFRRKSSVTSSLSGLVSKADSFTEVELHAEVCYAECLLQRAALTFLQDENMVNFIKGGIKVRSSYLIYRELSSFIQSSHCTAGPAHVHLEGGVALGIGAFNLTLSLFPPRILKLLEFAGFSGDKEYGLQQLHEGATTLNLRALLCTMLLLCYYTFLTFILGIGEDDFTEAESLLRPYLIRYPKSAIFLFFAGRIEEIKGNISEAICRFEAGCSAQQAWKQFHHMCYWELMWCYAYKGMWKMAYFYADLLSKENRWSKAMYVYMKAAFLSMLPPQEPRPFGESEVQLFRQVSSFKQKIAGKSPPTEKFAIRKARRYKGSRPIPLPVPALEMMYMWNGFTVLGKQRELLEGTLETLTQAEKKLQESPADEFQTDDRCLLLLLKGLCMKHRQSPADAEACFSAVLGSEKRIRYDHYLVPNTLLELSLLHLAQGRSEEAVPLLRRARNNYKNYSMESRTLFRIHAVLSRLKADQEENDMEGPCSS